GCAGACTGTAGAGGGTTCCAAAAGACTGACACATTTCAAGAAGGAGTaactgaagttcccgttgtggctcagtggttaacgaatccgactaggaaccatgaggttgcgggtttgatccctggccttgctcagtgggttaaggatccggtgttgctgtgagctgtggcgtagatcacagatgcagcttggatcccgcgctgctgtggcgctgatgtaggccagcagctacagctccgattcgacccctagcctgggaacctccacatgctatgcgagcagccctagaaaaggcaaaaggacaaaaaaaaaaaaaaaaagaataactgtgTTGcagagtcttttatttttttaaagaaatcagatTATCTAGATTTTTATGTTCAAAGgttttcagtttattcatctgaaaatgaagagtttgtccagaaaaaaaaaaatttaaggcctGAAGGATAGGACAAAAACAACTATAGATGGCAGAGGAAGAGATTTCTTAAGCAGAAGGAATGGCATGTAGCAAGGCCCTAAGGCAGGAAAGAGTTTGTTGACATGAACAGAAAGgaggtaaaaaaataataataataaaataaaagaaagaaaagaaaagaaaggaggccaGAGTGAGTTGAttataagaaggaaggaagaagatgcTGCAGAGGTAAGCAAGGCCAGGTTGGGCAGGGCCTCACAGGCCATGGCAGGGAGTCTGGATTTTACTCTTACGGAAACAGGAAACCATAGTTTGGTGTTAAACAGAACAGCGACAGGATATAATTTACCTTTTGGCTACTATGTGGGAAGTTAATGAGAGAATTGAACAAGAAACTGGTAAGGAGACTATTGTAGAAATTCAGATAAGCTAACAGTGGATTGAACTAGATGGAAAGGCATAGATGGCCTTGGAATGTATTTTGAGGATAGAGCATAGGACTTGCTGATAAATTGAATGGAGCAAAGAAAAGTAAGGAACGAGAATGAACTTCTAGGTTTGGAGCAACTGGGTACATGTTGTTACTATTTACTGAAAAGGGGAATATTAAGGTAGTAACAAGGCCTGGTGAAGTGAGGTCCCCACCAAGAGTTCCATTCTGCACACATTTAGCATCCAAACAGTGTTGTCACTTAAGAAGGCAGATACATCAGTCTAGAGGATTGAGCAAGTCTAGGGTTGGAGATATAAATTTGGAAGTGATTGGCATATGGAAGATGTTCAAAGCTCCCAGTGgggaaaaaactagaaagaaaagagcCTAGGAACAAGCCCAGTGattgggaaggagggaaggaggagcctAGATAGAAGACTGGAAAAGAATTGCCTGGCCAGTTAAAGGAAAACTCAGAGTATGGTAACTTAGAAGTTAAGAGAAGAAAGCATTGCAATGAGGAGGTCGTGGCCCCTGTGTCAAATACGGCTCAGAAGTCAATAAAAGGAAGATAGGGGTGCCTCTGCTCCATTTGGCAACATTGGAGATAGTGACCTTTACAAgagaagtctctctctctctttttctttttttttttttttttttgtctttttagggccacaccagcatcatatggaagttcccaggctaggggtcaaataggagctgcagctgccagcctcaccacacccacagcaatgagggatctgagccaagtctgcaacctacaccacagaggaAAGTGGAACCAGGAGGTAGAGACGGTTAGTGACAAAGTAGTGAGGTCAGAGACTTCATCTCGGTTTAAAAGCAATTCAACCTGGCAAGTAGGATTCAGGACACACTGGGGaaggaagatttttatttatttaattaattaacttatttatttatatttttgtctttttgccttttctagggctgctccctcgtatggaggttcccaggctaggggtctaatcagagctgtagccactgtcctacaccacagctacagcaacgccagatccttaacctactgagcgaggccagggatcgaacctgcaacctcatggttcctagtcggattcgttaaccactgaccacgacgggaactcctagaggatcTTAATTTTAGATATAGGGAATTTCTATGCAGggtttaaaaggagaaaattaggGAGTCAGATCAATCTAGATTCGGCTCGCATTTACCAGAATTGAATGTGTGCTAGACTCTGTACTGAACACTTTCCTCTTATTTCATTAATCCTCAGGATCACAGATCCTTGCTTGCCTCCTCAACTTCCCCTAAAATATCCAGAAATTGAACCCCATAGCCTGCCTCTGCCTTATATCTCCAGACTCTAAAGCTCCACTGTCCAGCACAATAACCACTAGCCACTTTTAGCTATACAAGTTCAAGTATAGATTCAACTGCAAGCTCCCCAgtcacaccagccacatttcaagtgcttacTAGCCATATGTAGCCAGTAGTCACCATATTGAACAACACAGACATGGAACAATTCCATTGTTGCAGAAACTTCTACTGGCAGTGTTGGTCTAGAAAACaagaatcaaaaggaaagaatgaacatTCCTTATTCATATCACTTCTGGGACCAGCCATGGGCCAGCCTGCTAAGCGCTATGGGCAAGACTGAGATTACTGCCACTTACTGGTCCATCCTGGTCCCCCTAATATCCATACGCaccttccttccttatttattttaatgtgatatatacaaaatatatatagcatttcTAATTGCAATATAATGTGTAGAACTGCCAGAACACAAACAGGGTAGGGCCAAGAATGAGTTCACAGAACCGTGGGTCCAATGATGGTAGACTCAAGTTTGATGGGGTGTACCACAGACGTTTATCCCAATCTTCCAGCTATGTTTGAGGATTCAGGTTTTGATCGGTATGTACTTGGGATGTACACAGCACATAGTTGCATCCCTGCACAGTATGTGGAACACTTCACTCTCTTGACATGTTGTTCTGCATCTTCCCAACGCACTCCAACACTTCATGGctgaaacagaaaggaaaggagatggCAGGTCAGTCTTGAAATCAGCAGAGGGCTGGGCAAGGGGGATGCCAAAGTCCAG
The sequence above is a segment of the Sus scrofa isolate TJ Tabasco breed Duroc chromosome 17, Sscrofa11.1, whole genome shotgun sequence genome. Coding sequences within it:
- the DEFB121 gene encoding beta-defensin 121 yields the protein MKFLLILTVALLLAQLTPAMKCWSALGRCRTTCQESEVFHILCRDATMCCVHPKYIPIKT